A single window of Rhipicephalus microplus isolate Deutch F79 chromosome 5, USDA_Rmic, whole genome shotgun sequence DNA harbors:
- the LOC119174799 gene encoding gem-associated protein 2 isoform X1 — protein MSDDDKAEPAFPVEDTGEDYGADLPPTTANEYLRRVQIEASNCPNVVVAKLDTSKFLVKQTVPFINSNDCPPPPEGFAPSRGWQRKQVYNFHFAREKMIKRKALLKRNKEKSPVKLPRISEKDRWKDVLCGSASPSVHPLVSVVTTIPQQTIEAVISYSAEWIEEEGFCASMGKWLYALLACAEKPLHPDMCSNIRALARACASARRKLSSKDDPDLLPLNLMICLIACYFNQTDLADK, from the exons ATGTCAGACGACGACAAGGCCGAGCCAGCTTTTCCCGTGGAAGACACTGGAGAAGACTACGGCGCGGACCTCCCTCCTACAACAGCCAATGAGTACTTGAGGAGAGTGCA AATAGAAGCCAGCAACTGCCCCAATGTTGTCGTGGCAAAGTTGGATACCAGCAAGTTCCTGGTAAAGCAAACTGTACCATTCATTAAT TCTAATGATTGTCCGCCGCCTCCAGAGGGTTTCGCGCCTTCTCGTGGATGGCAAAGGAAGCAGGTCTACAACTTCCATTTTGCTAGAGAG aaGATGATCAAACGGAAAGCCCTTTTGAAGAGGAATAAGGAAAAATCTCCTGTGAAGCTG CCAAGGATATCAGAGAAGGACCGATGGAAAGATGTGCTCTGTGGCTCTGCTTCACCAAGTGTTCACCCTCTTGTCAGCGTTGTCACTACCATCCCTCAG CAAACAATTGAAGCAGTGATCAGCTACAGCGCAGAATGGATTGAAGAGGAGGGATTCTGTGCAAGCATG GGAAAATGGCTGTATGCCCTACTCGCTTGTGCGGAAAAGCCACTGCACCCAGACATGTGTTCCAACATCCGTGCCTTGGCTCGCGCTTGTGCGTCGGCAAGGAGAAAACTG AGCTCCAAGGATGATCCCGACCTTTTACCTCTGAACCTGATGATATGCCTCATCGCTTGCTACTTCAACCAGACAGACTTGGCTGACAAGTGA
- the LOC119174799 gene encoding gem-associated protein 2 isoform X2, with product MSDDDKAEPAFPVEDTGEDYGADLPPTTANEYLRRVQIEASNCPNVVVAKLDTSKFLVKQTVPFINSNDCPPPPEGFAPSRGWQRKQVYNFHFAREMIKRKALLKRNKEKSPVKLPRISEKDRWKDVLCGSASPSVHPLVSVVTTIPQQTIEAVISYSAEWIEEEGFCASMGKWLYALLACAEKPLHPDMCSNIRALARACASARRKLSSKDDPDLLPLNLMICLIACYFNQTDLADK from the exons ATGTCAGACGACGACAAGGCCGAGCCAGCTTTTCCCGTGGAAGACACTGGAGAAGACTACGGCGCGGACCTCCCTCCTACAACAGCCAATGAGTACTTGAGGAGAGTGCA AATAGAAGCCAGCAACTGCCCCAATGTTGTCGTGGCAAAGTTGGATACCAGCAAGTTCCTGGTAAAGCAAACTGTACCATTCATTAAT TCTAATGATTGTCCGCCGCCTCCAGAGGGTTTCGCGCCTTCTCGTGGATGGCAAAGGAAGCAGGTCTACAACTTCCATTTTGCTAGAGAG ATGATCAAACGGAAAGCCCTTTTGAAGAGGAATAAGGAAAAATCTCCTGTGAAGCTG CCAAGGATATCAGAGAAGGACCGATGGAAAGATGTGCTCTGTGGCTCTGCTTCACCAAGTGTTCACCCTCTTGTCAGCGTTGTCACTACCATCCCTCAG CAAACAATTGAAGCAGTGATCAGCTACAGCGCAGAATGGATTGAAGAGGAGGGATTCTGTGCAAGCATG GGAAAATGGCTGTATGCCCTACTCGCTTGTGCGGAAAAGCCACTGCACCCAGACATGTGTTCCAACATCCGTGCCTTGGCTCGCGCTTGTGCGTCGGCAAGGAGAAAACTG AGCTCCAAGGATGATCCCGACCTTTTACCTCTGAACCTGATGATATGCCTCATCGCTTGCTACTTCAACCAGACAGACTTGGCTGACAAGTGA